A stretch of DNA from Anopheles ziemanni chromosome 3, idAnoZiCoDA_A2_x.2, whole genome shotgun sequence:
CTGCGCCGACACCTGCGAGTAGGCTTTCGGCAAGCTCTTCGAGCTTGGACACGTCGAAATCTTCGAGCATGTCCTGTAGAGTAGGCAGATGGCAATGATCTTCCAGAGGGCCGTCAGCCGCTCGTCGCCCGTTGACGACGGGGGGAGTGTCGTTTGCGCTTCCGCCGGACCGTCTTTGTTCAGTCCCTGCTGCAGAGGGCATCGTGGGGATGCTGCTGATCCCGTTAGACGCCCGGCAGTAACGCAACCCACACTACCACCGTTATCGGCGGCTCCGTGCGCTGACTCGCCTTTGTTTGCCCGCTCCTCGGTGGCCTCCAGCCGTCGCTGCAGTTCCTCGAAGCGTCGCTCGAGGTCGAGGTACTTGCCGTAAATGTCGCCCTTCTCCTTGTCCAGTGCGCTGCAACGGTCCTGCAGTACGGTGATCTGTTCCGCCTGCTCCTGGATCGTCTTTTCCATCTCCTCCATCTTGGCCTTCTTTCGGTCGCGCGATGTTTGTGCGGCGACACGGTTTTTCAACTTTCTGTCAAACAAAGTAAACAGCGGGAGACAAATGTTTGATAAGAATCACTTGTATAAAAAGCGTGTGCTGCCATGGGGTGATGATGTGGAACTTACTTGCGCTGTAGCTTCTCCTCCCACGTGAGATGGTCGAGGCGGCGCTTCTTGCCGCGGCTCACCAACTCGTCCATCGATGAACAGTCATCGTCGTCCGAATGAGGTTCGGCCGGTGCCAGAGGTTTATTTTCCGACAGAGGCACTGACCTTTTTTCCAACGAAGCAGCCACTATCCGCTTCTTCTCTGGTAGAATTGCAACCTTCTTTGCCGTTGATGCGGTCGATATTACCGACTTGGCCTTACCGACCTCGGCTTCCTTCTGCTTCAGCCCGACTATGGCCGGTTGTCCCGCCATCGAGAAGTACTCCGCCGGAAGGGCGATGTAGATGGGTGTATCCATGTTGTTCTAGAACTTTCCGGTTCCGTCAAATGAACAAAGTGTGCCACGCTGGCACAATCGACAGCCTCCTACAGGAAAACTGCACGATGTGATGATGTATAAAACTAACGATGGTGCGATGAATGAAGTATATTCCCGTTCACGAAAACATCGTGTGACGAAACGGGATTCTTTACGCCCTTTGTGCGTAAAAATAAActcttttatttcctttccgcGTCACACACTCGACGTAAATTCGTATCCGCGGAAATTATGAATCACTTCCGTTGTTTGCCCTTGGCTAGATTCCGATAACTTTCTTCTTCCTTGCTTTCGCTAGCGatgattgaatgaaaatgcaagAAACCGTAAACCATgccgttggttttcttttaaatggCGCACCAGCCAAAACCCACGGTGGGGTGAACGGAGTACGGATTTTCTGATGAAACACCCATGAAAGTATTGCACGGAATGCGGGGCACTATCATTTTTTCATCACTTCTAGTTGCGCATTTCGCTGGACGGTGGATGTGGTGGCTTCTGATTGGTGGATCGGCTTCGTTGCCAGTCTGTTCGGAGATGATTAACAACAGTGTTGTTTTCCTCTATTTTTTACTATAGAAAaggttaaaattaattaaaaaattataaaaaacacGCAAAATCTTAGTCTTATATAAACCTATTAAAATTTCTCGTGCAGACACTTTATTATTatgagtaaataaataaaatacaactgATTGATTTTATTAACGCCCAACTGCCAACACTGCAGCTATTAAAACCTGTATCAAGTGCATCATAGAGGTGTGAGGTCGGAGCTGGATTGTATGGACTAATCCGATCCTTgcagaaattgttttttctttgatcCCAATTTGAGATCGACAACTGAAAtgcttttgaaacaaaaaacaccaaaagccAATCTGTAGAAATGGCACGCTTGTAGCTTCTAGATAATGAGCGATTGATTTTAAGTTTCTAAAGCATTCGGCCATGGTCCCAAAGCATTGTATTATAGTGTTTATGAACAGGACACTGTTCGTTACGATAAAAAGGATGATGCATTTTTCAATTATCCAGCTCTTCACTGGCACTTTTGacaaaattttattaataaatttagTGTTTTGACGATTTTTAAAACGGTCATGTAGTAAAGTTCTGACAAACTGGCAGCActtccttttgcttttgtcAGCTGCTCGTGACATAACGAAATTgtgaaaacaataacaacgcTGTTGTAACAGCTCGCGTGTGCAGTTCGTTGccggtgtttttctttaaattttccgAGATGTACGATCTCGGGTTAACTGTAATGATGCTTCGACGGTTGCGTATTGGTCCAAAGAACTTTTTGGGGCTGCAACACTGCCAACGATGCTTCAGTGCCCGCTTGTCGGAGAGTGTGACCACCGAGGATGGCACGGCGCAGTCAAATTCCGCGGCGAATGCAAAGTCTGAAAGGCTCATCAAGGTGGCCATCGTCGGTATGC
This window harbors:
- the LOC131284007 gene encoding LOW QUALITY PROTEIN: uncharacterized protein LOC131284007 (The sequence of the model RefSeq protein was modified relative to this genomic sequence to represent the inferred CDS: deleted 2 bases in 1 codon); this translates as MDTPIYIALPAEYFSMAGQPAIVGLKQKEAEVGKAKSVISTASTAKKVAILPEKKRIVAASLEKRSVPLSENKPLAPAEPHSDDDDCSSMDELVSRGKKRRLDHLTWEEKLQRKKLKNRVAAQTSRDRKKAKMEEMEKTIQEQAEQITVLQDRCSALDKEKGDIYGKYLDLERRFEELQRRLEATEERANKGESAHGAADNGGSVGCVTAGRLTGSAASPRCPLQQGLNRRSGGSANDTPPVVNGRRAADGPLEDHCHLPTLQDMLEDFDVSKLEELAESLLAGVGADLEGIDRPGIPAHAEGGRTGERLPGSVVGPAAAIVEPGRPATALQPADSGSRLILTTHNYSKSPFYELSEEEEQQEEEEKPKAQLALVPEDESKMVLESNGSDTLYGTYDNETNCITIVLANEDVEVREAEQVKCEPASPELKEEEISIEIEMEEEMGSEPLSEAPLSPLEPIFIRPPSPLQDLLSPIAPMHHHSPLKSPGGFSSVSSDCGYESLASPVSSTFGSASLFAPVLDGGKAPSTTTECPADEVADFSDSTAMSLDYALNDFDEFWNLDLFPILE